One window of Lytechinus variegatus isolate NC3 chromosome 2, Lvar_3.0, whole genome shotgun sequence genomic DNA carries:
- the LOC121407605 gene encoding uncharacterized protein LOC121407605, with protein sequence MDGTTEAKIKKRASYVKGLVSLTTPLSETELLKLSEEISPNDWRKLCFRLGIDEPTIARAERENQAHLAGGIYKTLTQWKQDQLENEERAVLLEALISCGLRRLEDRLTRGFPKRIGSVHAQGPFCSTLNVAQCRKELMNNYRTSLCMIQLVPWDPNSHVDMSTIFTNVCLVTADTSTATKQWIILPGSYNDILKVKVNNAKPLRILIEGKAGSGKTTLMSKLAYDWMEESTDSPLKDVPLVFCLQLRLLNQDDDFGEAVVENLLPEDTLITPQQIEEYSQANPDKVVLVLDGYDEFISDIQGIKGLGNILRIIENKRLTGCTVIVTSRPWKATDFKDHHLAKHYAHMTVEGFSEDSTKVFIRKYFQDNLELSDSLLAYLKDNPAIQTVTPFPLFCAMLCQVWKEERDAHREAMKDIVTLSKLFDHILRYLWAHHNQKHLTGQSSRKGKELSKRMTLTRKRGTSAYIKMDIGVCLKKIGKIALEGLISPDKKLQFSEYDFRKCPDVLKVACSVGLLIRQKSNPTSSRRLSRQDSIPHHGITFFHKLAQEKCAGIYLSSMCTKQPKKFVQTLKDVYILTRADEFRYVLQFACGEDLYTAKKILRHMPNITPYQKLALECNFESQSKIKSNKRLSKFFVTQRLFMTGRPSVYSFNALEYYMNNCDILSPEDVPVAFTYFSTDGVGPAQLGKVTSILNQPQLQFLIQFNMEQSRIEGPDVKGFIDSLSQKEFIGVLMMSSNVAGQQFVESLLDIPKDGLKSMVMMYLPVLDSRWATDILKKLPSICPRIGALEASFTPEEIAESEESDNPEEDTGAEIIPCDTGESSSTQSMESRDGECCSFSELATLSLKGCVLCQKGSMQLASTLSLAKNLEKLHLTKPSLHCSFYSHLTVLECLREFSVTDYTFGKFNLDKFLEKCPILEDVYVAAIENHPHDVNGVMKSLTNAIAFTPVLRSITLWFPGEGSYRDGRIEDVVFKEFCDAILRTSQLSKLLLWHVPLGTELVMKLLEVCKQHRNLITIRLSRCYTTNCGRIPELCNELFDIGRRVYVAHGH encoded by the exons TGCAAGCTACGTGAAAGGTCTAGTCAGTCTGACAACTCCTCTAAGTGAGACCGAACTCTTGAAGTTATCTGAAGAGATCAGTCCCAACGACTGGCGAAAGCTCTGCTTCCGACTAGGAATCGATGAACCAACTATAGCCCGAGCAGAGAGGGAAAACCAGGCCCATTTAGCTGGAGGAATCTACAAGACTTTGACACAATGGAAGCAAGATCAGCTGGAGAACGAGGAGAGGGCGGTGTTGCTTGAAGCTCTCATTTCTTGTGGATTACGACGTCTGGAAGATAGACTAACGAGAG GTTTCCCAAAGCGCATCGGGAGTGTACATGCACAAGGACCTTTCTGTTCCACCCTCAACGTAGCCCAATGCCGCAAAGAACTTATGAACAACTACCGGACATCGCTTTGTATGATCCAACTAGTTCCCTGGGATCCTAACTCTCACGTAGACATGAGCACCATTTTCACCAATGTCTGCCTTGTCACGGCAGACACATCTACTGCCACTAAACAATGGATCATTCTGCCAGGTTCCTACAATGATATCCTGAAGGTTAAGGTCAACAATGCTAAACCTCTGCGGATTCTCATCGAGGGAAAGGCTGGGAGTGGGAAGACCACCTTAATGTCTAAGCTTGCCTATGACTGGATGGAGGAGTCGACAGACTCACCTCTCAAAGATGTCCCTCTCGTCTTTTGTCTCCAACTCCGTCTTCTCAACCAGGACGATGACTTCGGGGAGGCTGTAGTTGAGAACCTGCTCCCTGAGGATACTCTCATCACTCCACAGCAGATAGAAGAGTATTCCCAGGCTAACCCAGATAAGGTGGTACTTGTTCTTGACGGATATGATGAGTTCATATCAGACATTCAGGGTATCAAGGGCCTCGGGAACATCCTTAGAATCATCGAGAACAAGCGACTGACTGGATGTACTGTTATTGTAACGTCCAGACCGTGGAAGGCTACAGATTTCAAAGACCATCATCTTGCCAAGCACTATGCTCATATGACCGTTGAGGGCTTCTCTGAGGATAGCACCAAAGTCTTCATCCGTAAGTACTTCCAAGACAACCTAGAGCTTTCAGACAGCCTTTTGGCTTATCTTAAGGATAACCCTGCCATCCAGACAGTAACACCATTCCCTCTCTTCTGTGCTATGCTCTGCCAAGTATGGAAAGAAGAAAGGGATGCTCACAGAGAGGCAATGAAAGATATTGTCACACTCAGCAAGCTCTTCGATCATATCTTGAGATATCTCTGGGCTCACCACAACCAGAAGCACCTAACTGGACAATCTTCAAGGAAAGGTAAGGAATTGTCAAAGAGAATGACTCTTACTCGGAAGAGGGGAACTTCCGCTTATATAAAGATGGATATAGGCGTTTGTCTCAAGAAGATCGGGAAGATCGCTCTTGAAGGACTCATTAGTCCCGATAAGAAGCTCCAATTCAGTGAATATGACTTCAGGAAATGCCCCGATGTCCTTAAGGTAGCGTGCTCTGTTGGGCTTCTTATCCGTCAGAAGAGTAACCCAACAAGTTCACGAAGATTATCAAGACAGGATTCCATTCCTCATCACGGGATCACTTTCTTCCATAAATTGGCTCAAGAAAAGTGTGCTGGAATTTACTTGTCTTCCATGTGCACAAAGCAACCAAAGAAATTCGTGCAAACCCTCAAAGATGTCTACATATTGACCAGAGCAGACGAGTTCCGATATGTTCTGCAATTTGCCTGCGGTGAAGACCTTTACACCGCAAAGAAGATCCTCCGACACATGCCGAATATCACGCCTTATCAAAAGTTGGCATTGGAGTGCAACTTTGAGAGTCAGTCTAAGATCAAGTCAAACAAGAGACTATCGAAGTTCTTTGTGACACAACGACTGTTCATGACCGGAAGACCGTCTGTCTACTCATTCAACGCCCTTGAATACTATATGAATAACTGTGATATTCTCAGTCCGGAAGATGTTCCAGTCGCCTTTACATACTTTTCCACCGATGGTGTTGGGCCAGCCCAGCTTGGTAAGGTCACCAGCATCTTGAACCAACCTCAACTGCAGTTTTTAATCCAGTTTAACATGGAACAGTCGAGAATCGAAGGCCCTGATGTCAAAGGCTTCATTGACTCACTCTCCCAGAAAGAGTTCATTGGTGTCCTAATGATGTCTTCAAATGTTGCTGGTCAACAATTTGTGGAAAGTCTTCTTGATATCCCTAAAGATGGCCTTAAATCAATGGTCATGATGTACCTGCCAGTGCTCGATTCCAGGTGGGCCACCGATATCCTGAAGAAACTTCCTTCTATCTGCCCTAGAATCGGAGCACTGGAAGCTTCTTTCACACCCGAAGAGATTGCAGAAAGTGAGGAGTCAGATAACCCGGAGGAAGACACAGGAGCTGAGATCATTCCGTGTGACACAGGGGaatcatcatcaacacaatCAATGGAAAGCAGAGATGGTGAATGCTGCTCATTCTCTGAACTCGCCACACTGTCGCTTAAGGGGTGTGTTCTCTGTCAGAAAGGATCAATGCAACTGGCATCAACCCTGTCGCTGGCGAAAAATCTGGAAAAGCTTCACTTGACGAAGCCATCGTTGCATTGTTCTTTCTACTCTCATCTGACCGTCCTTGAATGTCTTCGTGAGTTCTCTGTAACGGATTACACATTCGGAAAGTTCAATCTAGACAAGTTCCTTGAGAAGTGCCCCATCTTGGAAGACGTCTATGTTGCCGCCATAGAAAACCATCCACACGATGTAAATGGTGTCATGAAGTCCCTTACCAATGCAATAGCTTTCACCCCTGTGCTGAGGAGTATCACTCTCTGGTTTCCTGGTGAAGGTAGTTACCGAGATGGTAGGATAGAGGATGTGGTCTTCAAGGAGTTCTGTGACGCTATCCTGCGGACCTCTCAACTCTCAAAGCTTCTCTTATGGCACGTTCCGCTCGGAACAGAACTGGTTATGAAACTATTGGAAGTATGCAAGCAGCACAGGAATCTTATTACCATCAG GCTGAGTCGATGTTACACAACGAACTGTGGTCGAATACCTGAGCTATGTAATGAACTGTTTGACATCGGTCGTCGAGTTTACGTTGCTCATGGG CACTAG
- the LOC121407606 gene encoding uncharacterized protein LOC121407606 codes for MIHAFNGVPSPRSFDSYGAFSVIPEEYLGQEYFLVTMTGQSPGYVTISSMNSSTRVNIRFNGPAQVYNGGNYDRGDEKEFCLEQWKNILIRILTNDFSGSRLLADHPVSVVCGTPCAFSPGHETWDQDCDAVIEQLTPFDRWGTVFNVPSFPGDDEDFCVMIVAGRNGTTVTMNLDTVITALLDEGETVVECTNLSLARLTSNKPIEVVALKTVNAAMVTIPPEEQYISGDTYIYVPDATTYGVSSGFITVVTSCEFNGVFNVIKVWNDTRESQLELMDELRQHNGICALYYDLVMDATYEIVVSDRSVSYFALVNSFCAGTAGSSVGAQGFKRLRCIDYDSMFTGDNACHDIYRSSSFRFSSKGNRITQEPQQEHFTRTTFNCASACAQEPNAICKAFSWSKVTGACRLYGSFNPATDISPETGGYIYTV; via the exons ATGATACATGCATTCAACGGTGTTCCTTCGCCG AGAAGTTTTGATTCCTACGGAGCTTTCAGTGTAATTCCAGAAGAATATTTGGGACAGGAGTACTTCCTCGTTACGATGACCGGTCAATCCCCCGGATATGTCACCATCTCGTCAATGAACTCTTCAACTCGAGTGAACATACGATTCAATGGCCCGGCTCAAGTTTATAACGGAGGAAACTACGACCGCGGGGACGAGAAAGAATTCTGCCTGGAACAGTggaagaatattttgatcaggATCCTTACGAATGATTTCAGTGGATCCCGCCTCCTGGCTGATCATCCAGTGTCTGTGGTTTGTGGGACACCTTGTGCCTTCTCACCCGGACACGAAACCTGGGATCAAGATTGCGACGCTGTCATAGAGCAACTGACCCCGTTTGATCGCTGGGGGACAGTATTCAACGTTCCTTCGTTTCCAGGAGACGACGAGGACTTCTGCGTCATGATTGTCGCAGGAAGAAACGGCACCACCGTCACCATGAACTTGGACACTGTGATCACTGCGCTTCTCGACGAGGGAGAAACTGTCGTAGAATGCACAAACCTCTCTCTGGCGCGTCTCACAAGCAATAAACCGATCGAAGTCGTTGCCTTGAAAACAGTGAACGCTGCCATGGTAACTATTCCTCCCGAGGAGCAATACATCAGTGGCGACACTTACATCTATGTCCCAGACGCCACAACGTATGGCGTCTCGTCGGGCTTCATCACGGTCGTAACGTCCTGTGAGTTCAATGGAGTGTTCAATGTCATCAAGGTATGGAATGATACCAGAGAATCACAACTTGAGCTTATGGATGAATTAAGGCAGCACAACGGAATTTGTGCCCTATATTACGATTTGGTAATGGACGCAACCTACGAGATCGTGGTCTCTGATCGCAGTGTCTCCTACTTTGCTCTCGTGAACTCCTTCTGTGCTGGAACTGCAGGGTCGTCAGTTGGTGCCCAGGGATTCAAACGACTGCGTTGTATCGACTACGATTCCATGTTCACGGGAGATAACG CTTGTCATGATATATACCGATCGTCATCATTCAGATTCTCCTCCAAGGGTAATAGGATCACGCAGGAACCCCAACAGGAACATTTCACCCGTACCACCTTCAACTGCGCGAGCGCATGCGCACAAGAACCCAACGCGATTTGCAAGGCGTTCAGCTGGTCAAAGGTCACTGGCGCTTGCCGGTTGTATGGATCTTTCAACCCGGCAACAGATATCAGTCCGGAAACCGGCGGTTACATCTATACTGTGTGA